From Erwinia sp. HDF1-3R, one genomic window encodes:
- a CDS encoding APC family permease, whose amino-acid sequence MSLDTQNRATPSRPGLKKTLTLLPVVMMGLAYMQPMTLFDTFGIVSGLTDGHVATAYAFALVAILFTALSYGKLVRRFPSAGSAYTYAQKAISPHVGFMVGWSSLLDYLFMPMINILLAKIYFEALVPGIPSWIFVVMLVGFMTLSNLKGIKTVANFNSVIVVLQVAVMAVIMAMVIYGVAHGEGSGTLVSSRPFWTENAHVVPMITGATILCFSFLGFDGISSLSEETKDAERVIPKAIFLTALIGGVIFIVVSYFLQLYFPDISRFKDPDASQPEIMLYVAGKAFQFGILIFSCITVLASGMAAHAGVSRLMYVMGRDGVFPKSFFGYVHPKWRTPALNVLLVGVIALSAITFDLVTATALINFGALVAFSFVNLSVISQFWIREGRNKTLKDNINFLLLPLCGALTVGALWINLEESSMVLGLIWGTIGLIYLAFVTRRFRNPVPQWTEEPM is encoded by the coding sequence ATGTCGCTTGATACCCAAAATCGTGCGACCCCGTCGCGCCCTGGCCTGAAAAAAACTCTTACTCTGTTACCGGTCGTCATGATGGGCCTTGCCTATATGCAGCCGATGACCCTGTTTGATACCTTTGGCATTGTCTCCGGTCTGACCGACGGCCATGTTGCAACGGCGTATGCCTTTGCGCTGGTGGCGATCCTCTTTACTGCGCTGAGCTATGGTAAGCTGGTACGCCGCTTCCCCTCTGCGGGCTCCGCTTATACCTATGCGCAGAAAGCCATCAGCCCGCACGTCGGCTTTATGGTCGGCTGGTCATCGCTGCTGGACTACCTGTTTATGCCGATGATCAATATCCTGCTGGCGAAAATCTATTTTGAAGCGCTGGTGCCGGGTATTCCGTCGTGGATTTTCGTGGTGATGCTGGTCGGCTTTATGACCCTTTCTAACCTGAAAGGCATTAAGACCGTGGCCAACTTTAACAGCGTGATCGTGGTGCTCCAGGTGGCGGTGATGGCGGTTATCATGGCGATGGTGATCTACGGCGTGGCTCACGGCGAAGGAAGCGGTACGCTGGTCAGCAGCCGACCATTCTGGACGGAGAATGCGCATGTGGTGCCGATGATCACCGGTGCGACGATCCTCTGTTTCTCGTTCCTTGGCTTCGACGGCATCAGCTCACTTTCTGAGGAGACGAAGGATGCAGAACGGGTTATCCCGAAGGCGATCTTCCTGACGGCGCTGATTGGTGGGGTGATCTTTATTGTGGTCTCCTATTTCCTGCAGCTCTACTTCCCGGATATCTCACGCTTTAAAGATCCTGATGCCTCGCAGCCGGAAATCATGCTTTACGTGGCGGGCAAAGCCTTCCAGTTTGGCATTCTGATCTTCTCGTGCATCACCGTCCTGGCGTCGGGTATGGCAGCGCATGCGGGCGTATCCCGTCTGATGTATGTGATGGGCCGCGATGGCGTTTTCCCGAAAAGTTTCTTTGGTTACGTCCATCCGAAATGGCGGACGCCTGCGCTGAACGTACTGCTGGTGGGCGTCATTGCGCTTTCAGCCATTACCTTTGACCTGGTCACCGCGACGGCGCTGATCAACTTTGGTGCGCTGGTGGCCTTTTCCTTCGTTAACCTGTCGGTAATTTCCCAGTTCTGGATCCGTGAAGGGCGTAACAAGACGCTGAAAGACAATATTAACTTTCTGCTGCTGCCGCTGTGCGGCGCGCTGACGGTGGGCGCGCTGTGGATTAACCTGGAAGAGAGTTCGATGGTGCTGGGGCTGATTTGGGGCACCATTGGCCTGATTTATCTGGCCTTTGTGACCCGTCGCTTCCGTAACCCGGTACCGCAGTGGACCGAAGAACCGATGTAA
- a CDS encoding SDR family oxidoreductase: MKRVAIVGLGWLGMPLGLALTARGWQVTGSKTTQDGVDAARMCGIDSYLLQLTPDLLCDADDLDALMKVDALVITLPASRTAAGGEGYLLAVQQIVDTALAYAVPRIIFTSSTSVYGGSAGVKKESSPLMPVTDAGKTLRELEDWLHQLPGTSVDILRLSGLVGPDRHPGRFLAGKTNLADGQHGVNLVHLDDVIEAITLLLQTPKGGHIYNLSAPAHPARSEFYPLVARQLGLTPPTFLPETDSDAGKIIDGSKICHELGFDYAWPDPVKMPLL, encoded by the coding sequence ATGAAGAGAGTAGCGATAGTAGGTTTAGGCTGGTTAGGTATGCCGCTGGGATTGGCATTAACCGCGCGCGGCTGGCAGGTCACCGGCAGTAAAACAACGCAGGACGGCGTTGATGCGGCCCGCATGTGCGGCATCGACAGCTACCTGTTGCAGCTGACGCCCGATCTGCTGTGTGATGCTGACGATCTCGATGCGTTAATGAAGGTTGATGCGCTGGTGATTACGCTGCCCGCCAGCCGAACCGCCGCAGGGGGAGAGGGCTATCTGCTCGCGGTGCAGCAGATCGTTGATACCGCGCTGGCCTATGCTGTTCCCAGGATTATCTTCACCAGCTCAACGTCGGTTTACGGCGGCAGCGCCGGAGTGAAGAAGGAGAGCAGCCCGCTTATGCCAGTGACGGATGCGGGCAAAACGCTGAGAGAACTGGAAGACTGGCTGCATCAGCTGCCCGGCACCTCGGTTGATATTCTGCGGCTTTCCGGGCTGGTGGGACCAGACCGCCATCCGGGCCGCTTTCTGGCGGGTAAAACCAATCTGGCCGACGGGCAGCACGGCGTTAATCTGGTGCATCTGGATGACGTTATCGAAGCCATTACCCTGCTGCTGCAGACGCCGAAGGGCGGGCACATCTACAACCTGAGTGCGCCCGCGCATCCTGCCCGCAGCGAATTTTACCCGCTGGTGGCGCGCCAGCTTGGCCTGACGCCGCCAACCTTCCTGCCGGAGACCGACAGCGATGCGGGGAAAATCATCGACGGCAGTAAGATTTGCCACGAGCTGGGGTTTGATTATGCCTGGCCCGATCCGGTGAAAATGCCGCTTCTCTGA
- the hisL gene encoding his operon leader peptide, giving the protein MTRVQFTHHHHHHPD; this is encoded by the coding sequence ATGACACGCGTTCAGTTTACTCACCATCATCACCATCACCCTGACTAG
- the hisG gene encoding ATP phosphoribosyltransferase, whose amino-acid sequence MLDNTRLRIAMQKSGRLSDDSRELLSRCGIKINLQQQRLIAFAENMPIDILRVRDDDIPGLVMDGVVDLGIIGENVLEEELLTRRAQGEDPRYFTLRRLDFGGCRLSLAMPVDDEYSGPQCLQNSRIATSYPHLLKKYLDKQNVAFKSCLLNGSVEVAPRAGLADAICDLVSTGATLEANGLREVEVIYRSKACLIQRDGEMPAAKQALIDKLMTRIQGVIQARESKYIMLHAPSERLDDIISLLPGAERPTVLPLAGDKSRVAMHMVSSETLFWETMEKLKALGASSILVLPIEKMME is encoded by the coding sequence ATGTTAGATAACACCCGTTTACGCATAGCTATGCAGAAATCTGGCCGTTTAAGCGATGATTCACGCGAACTGCTTTCCCGCTGCGGCATTAAAATTAACCTTCAGCAGCAGCGGCTGATCGCCTTCGCCGAGAACATGCCCATAGATATCCTGCGCGTACGTGATGACGATATTCCCGGCCTGGTGATGGACGGCGTGGTTGACCTGGGGATCATCGGTGAAAACGTGCTGGAAGAGGAGCTGCTGACCCGCCGTGCACAGGGTGAAGATCCCCGCTATTTTACCCTGCGTCGCCTTGATTTCGGTGGCTGCCGCCTGTCGCTGGCGATGCCGGTTGACGATGAGTACAGTGGCCCGCAGTGTTTACAAAACTCCCGAATCGCCACCTCCTATCCGCACCTGCTGAAAAAATACCTCGATAAACAGAACGTGGCCTTCAAATCCTGCCTGCTGAATGGCTCAGTAGAAGTGGCCCCGCGCGCCGGACTGGCCGATGCGATCTGCGACCTGGTCTCTACCGGCGCGACGCTGGAGGCCAACGGCCTGCGTGAGGTCGAGGTGATTTACCGCTCCAAAGCCTGCCTGATCCAGCGCGATGGCGAGATGCCCGCCGCTAAGCAGGCGCTAATCGACAAGCTGATGACCCGTATTCAGGGGGTGATTCAGGCGCGTGAATCTAAATACATCATGCTGCATGCGCCGAGCGAGCGCCTGGATGACATTATTTCCCTGCTGCCGGGCGCAGAGCGCCCTACCGTGCTGCCGCTGGCGGGCGATAAGAGCCGCGTGGCCATGCACATGGTCAGCAGCGAAACCCTGTTCTGGGAAACCATGGAAAAACTAAAAGCGCTGGGTGCCAGTTCTATCCTCGTGCTCCCTATTGAGAAGATGATGGAGTAA
- the hisD gene encoding histidinol dehydrogenase: MANFATPIDWQACSADEQQTLLARPALFAAENITHTVREILDRVKAQGDEALRFYSAAFDKTQPDALRVSGAEMDAAADRLSDALKQAMAVAVSNIDTFHQAQILPKIDIETQPGVRCQQVTRPLASVGLYIPGGSAPLFSTVLMLATPARIAGCGRVVLCSPPPIADEILYAAKLCGVQEVFQVGGAQAIAAMAFGTASVPRVDKIFGPGNAYVTEAKRQVSQRLDGATIDMPAGPSEVLVIADEQATPDFVASDLLSQAEHGADSQVILLTPSRQMATAVAQAVENQLAALPRAETARKALESSRLIVAADLAQCVEISNRYGPEHLIIQTRQARELVDGITSAGSVFLGDWSPESAGDYASGTNHVLPTYGYTATCSSLGLADFQKRMTVQELTPQGFLNLAPTIEILAAAEQLTAHKNAVTLRVAALKEKQ, translated from the coding sequence ATGGCTAATTTCGCGACGCCCATTGACTGGCAGGCCTGTAGCGCGGATGAGCAGCAGACGCTGCTGGCGCGCCCGGCACTCTTTGCCGCAGAAAATATTACTCATACCGTGCGCGAGATCCTCGACCGGGTAAAAGCTCAAGGGGACGAGGCGCTGCGTTTTTACAGCGCGGCCTTCGATAAAACCCAGCCAGATGCACTGCGCGTCTCCGGGGCGGAGATGGATGCCGCAGCCGATCGGCTCAGCGATGCGCTCAAACAGGCGATGGCCGTTGCCGTAAGCAATATCGATACCTTCCACCAGGCGCAGATCCTGCCAAAGATAGATATCGAAACCCAACCGGGCGTGCGCTGCCAGCAGGTCACCCGCCCGCTGGCCTCCGTCGGCCTCTATATTCCCGGCGGGTCGGCGCCGCTGTTCTCTACCGTGCTGATGCTGGCCACGCCGGCGCGGATTGCGGGATGTGGGCGCGTGGTGCTCTGTTCACCGCCGCCGATTGCCGATGAAATCCTCTATGCCGCTAAGCTCTGCGGCGTACAGGAGGTGTTTCAGGTCGGTGGCGCGCAGGCTATCGCCGCCATGGCATTTGGCACCGCCTCCGTGCCCCGGGTGGACAAAATCTTCGGGCCGGGCAATGCTTATGTGACTGAAGCCAAACGGCAGGTCAGCCAGCGGCTGGACGGGGCGACGATTGATATGCCTGCCGGACCGTCAGAGGTGCTGGTGATTGCCGACGAGCAGGCGACGCCGGATTTTGTCGCCTCCGACCTGCTTTCGCAGGCTGAGCACGGGGCGGATTCGCAGGTGATCCTGCTAACGCCCTCACGGCAGATGGCAACAGCGGTGGCGCAGGCGGTCGAAAATCAGCTCGCTGCCCTGCCCCGTGCAGAGACGGCCCGTAAGGCGCTGGAGAGCAGCCGCCTGATTGTCGCCGCTGACCTGGCGCAGTGCGTGGAGATCAGCAATCGCTATGGGCCGGAGCACCTGATTATTCAGACGCGCCAGGCGCGTGAACTGGTAGACGGCATCACCAGCGCCGGATCGGTGTTCCTCGGCGACTGGTCGCCGGAGTCAGCCGGGGACTATGCGTCCGGCACTAACCATGTGCTGCCAACCTATGGCTATACCGCCACCTGCTCCAGCCTGGGCCTGGCAGATTTTCAGAAGCGCATGACGGTGCAGGAGCTGACGCCTCAGGGTTTTTTAAACCTGGCGCCGACCATTGAGATTCTGGCTGCGGCAGAACAGCTGACCGCCCATAAAAATGCCGTTACGCTGCGCGTTGCCGCGCTAAAGGAGAAACAGTGA
- the hisC gene encoding histidinol-phosphate transaminase → MSTSIEELARANVRALTPYLSARRLGGNGDVWLNANEYPLAVPFELSQNTLNRYPECQPKQVIERYARYAGLATDQVLVCRGADEGIELVIRAFCEPGQDAVLFCPPTYGMYAVSAETIGVEVRTVEAREDWQLNLPAIAERLDGVKVVYVCSPNNPTGNLVNPDDLRQLLEMTRGKALVVADEAYIEFCPSASVAGWLKDYPHLVVLRTLSKAFALAGLRCGFTLANAEVITLLMKVIAPYPLSTPVADIAAQALSEQGVALMKQHVSELVATREELIGQLRRCDCVEEVFTSNTNYVLARFTATSLAFKTLWEQGIILRDQSRQPGLSGCLRITIGTREECNRVIAALRNLPGTAASREQA, encoded by the coding sequence GTGAGCACCTCTATAGAAGAACTTGCCCGAGCGAACGTGCGTGCGCTGACGCCTTATCTTTCCGCGCGACGCCTTGGCGGCAACGGCGACGTCTGGCTAAATGCCAATGAGTACCCGCTGGCGGTGCCTTTTGAGCTCAGCCAGAACACGCTGAACCGCTACCCAGAGTGTCAGCCAAAGCAGGTTATTGAACGTTACGCCCGCTATGCCGGCCTGGCCACGGATCAGGTGCTGGTCTGCCGTGGCGCCGATGAAGGCATTGAGCTGGTGATCCGTGCCTTCTGCGAGCCGGGTCAGGATGCGGTACTCTTCTGCCCACCCACCTATGGGATGTATGCCGTCAGCGCGGAAACCATTGGCGTGGAAGTCCGTACGGTAGAAGCCCGCGAGGACTGGCAGCTAAACCTGCCCGCCATCGCGGAACGGCTGGACGGCGTGAAGGTGGTCTACGTTTGCAGCCCGAATAACCCTACCGGCAACCTGGTCAACCCGGACGATCTGCGCCAGCTGCTGGAGATGACGCGGGGCAAAGCGCTGGTCGTCGCTGATGAAGCCTATATTGAATTCTGTCCGTCAGCCTCCGTCGCGGGCTGGCTGAAAGACTACCCGCACCTGGTGGTACTGCGTACGCTGTCAAAAGCGTTCGCGCTGGCCGGGCTGCGCTGCGGCTTTACGCTGGCGAATGCGGAGGTCATTACGCTGCTAATGAAGGTGATTGCCCCCTATCCGCTCTCAACCCCGGTAGCCGACATCGCGGCCCAGGCGCTGAGCGAACAGGGCGTGGCGCTGATGAAACAGCACGTTAGCGAACTGGTCGCCACCCGCGAGGAGCTGATAGGCCAGCTGCGCCGCTGTGACTGTGTGGAAGAGGTCTTTACCAGTAATACCAACTACGTACTGGCCCGCTTTACTGCCACCAGTCTGGCATTTAAAACCCTGTGGGAACAGGGCATTATCCTGCGTGACCAGTCCCGACAGCCCGGCCTTTCCGGCTGCCTGCGCATTACTATCGGCACCCGTGAGGAGTGCAACCGCGTGATCGCCGCGCTAAGAAATTTACCGGGTACCGCCGCTTCCAGGGAGCAAGCATGA
- the hisB gene encoding bifunctional histidinol-phosphatase/imidazoleglycerol-phosphate dehydratase HisB yields the protein MSKKVLFIDRDGTIISEPPEDFQVDRMDKLAFEPGVIPALLALQSAGFSLVMITNQDGLGSESFPQADFDGPHNLMMQVLQSQGVAFEEVLICPHMPDEGCDCRKPKTRLVAPWLESGRLDVANSYVIGDRATDMELASNMSIGGLLYSASGLTWPAIAQQLTQRDRHACVERNTKETQIKVEVWLDREGNSRFNTGVGFFDHMLDQIATHGGFRMNVEVKGDLYIDDHHTVEDTGLALGEALLKALGDKRGIGRFGFVLPMDECLARCALDISGRPHLEYKAEFNYQRVGDLSTEMVEHFFRSLSYSMASTLHLRTKGKNDHHRVESLFKAFGRTLRQAIRVEGNTLPSSKGVL from the coding sequence ATGAGTAAGAAAGTCCTTTTTATCGATCGTGACGGCACCATTATTTCTGAGCCACCGGAAGATTTTCAGGTGGACCGCATGGACAAGCTGGCCTTTGAGCCGGGTGTCATCCCCGCCCTGCTTGCCCTACAGAGCGCGGGCTTTTCGCTGGTGATGATCACCAACCAGGACGGTCTGGGCAGCGAGAGCTTCCCGCAGGCGGATTTTGACGGCCCGCATAACCTGATGATGCAGGTACTGCAATCGCAGGGCGTGGCGTTTGAAGAAGTCCTGATCTGTCCACACATGCCTGATGAAGGCTGCGACTGCCGCAAGCCGAAAACCCGTCTGGTCGCCCCCTGGCTGGAATCGGGTCGCCTCGACGTCGCCAACAGCTATGTCATCGGCGATCGTGCCACCGATATGGAGCTGGCCAGCAATATGTCCATCGGCGGCCTGCTCTACTCCGCCAGCGGCCTCACCTGGCCCGCTATCGCCCAGCAGTTAACCCAGCGCGATCGCCATGCCTGCGTGGAGCGAAATACCAAAGAGACGCAGATTAAGGTGGAAGTCTGGCTGGACCGTGAGGGCAACAGCCGCTTCAACACCGGCGTGGGCTTCTTCGACCACATGCTGGATCAGATTGCGACCCACGGCGGCTTCCGCATGAACGTGGAGGTGAAAGGCGATCTCTATATTGACGATCACCACACGGTTGAGGATACCGGGCTGGCGCTGGGTGAGGCGCTGTTAAAAGCGCTGGGCGACAAGCGCGGCATTGGCCGCTTTGGCTTTGTGCTGCCGATGGACGAATGCCTGGCCCGCTGCGCGCTGGACATCTCCGGGCGTCCGCATCTGGAATATAAGGCTGAATTCAACTATCAGCGCGTGGGCGATTTGAGCACCGAGATGGTGGAGCACTTTTTCCGTTCGCTCTCCTACTCCATGGCCAGCACCCTGCATCTGCGTACCAAAGGTAAGAACGACCATCACCGCGTTGAGAGTCTGTTTAAGGCCTTTGGGCGTACGCTGCGTCAGGCAATCCGCGTTGAAGGCAACACGCTTCCCAGCTCAAAAGGAGTGCTGTAA
- the hisH gene encoding imidazole glycerol phosphate synthase subunit HisH yields the protein MNVVILDTGCANLSSVKWALERLGYEPQVSREADIVLQADKLLLPGVGTARAAMDQLRERELIDLIKACTQPVLGICLGMQLLGSQSDETGGITTLGIIDQPVNRMTDHGLPLPHMGWNQITAQAGNHLFRDIPEGAYFYFVHSYAMPVNAWTIAQCSYGEAFTAAVQKDNFFGVQFHPERSGAAGAQLLKNFLEM from the coding sequence ATGAACGTAGTCATTTTGGATACCGGCTGCGCCAATCTCTCCTCGGTAAAATGGGCGCTGGAGCGGCTGGGCTATGAGCCGCAGGTCAGCCGCGAGGCTGATATCGTCCTCCAGGCGGACAAGCTGCTGCTGCCCGGGGTCGGCACCGCCCGCGCGGCCATGGATCAACTGCGCGAGCGTGAGCTGATCGACCTGATTAAGGCCTGCACCCAGCCCGTGCTGGGCATCTGCCTTGGCATGCAGCTGCTGGGTTCACAGAGCGATGAAACCGGCGGCATCACGACGCTTGGCATTATCGACCAGCCGGTTAACCGCATGACCGATCACGGCCTGCCGCTGCCGCATATGGGCTGGAACCAGATCACCGCCCAGGCCGGTAACCATCTTTTCCGCGACATTCCTGAGGGCGCGTATTTCTACTTTGTGCACAGCTATGCCATGCCGGTGAATGCCTGGACTATCGCACAGTGTAGCTACGGCGAAGCCTTCACCGCCGCCGTGCAGAAAGATAACTTCTTTGGCGTGCAGTTCCACCCGGAGCGCTCCGGGGCCGCCGGGGCTCAGCTGCTGAAAAACTTTCTGGAGATGTAA
- the hisA gene encoding 1-(5-phosphoribosyl)-5-[(5-phosphoribosylamino)methylideneamino]imidazole-4-carboxamide isomerase yields the protein MIIPALDLIEGKVVRLHQGDYGQQRDYGSDPLPRLQAYEAEGASVLHLVDLTGAKDPAARQIPLLKKLLAGVSVPVQVGGGIRSRRDVDALLEAGATRVVVGSTAIKEPEAVQSWFKEYGAEAIVLALDVRIDADNRKEVAISGWQEAAGVTLEEVIGQFEAVGLKHVLCTDISRDGTLSGSNVALYREVSARYPSVAFQSSGGIGSLNDIAALRGSGAQGVIVGRALLENKFTVTEAISCWQNG from the coding sequence ATGATTATTCCCGCATTAGATTTGATTGAGGGCAAGGTCGTGCGTCTGCATCAGGGCGACTACGGCCAGCAGCGCGACTACGGCAGCGATCCCCTGCCGCGCCTGCAGGCATATGAGGCCGAAGGGGCCAGCGTGCTGCACCTGGTGGATCTGACCGGCGCGAAGGATCCCGCCGCACGGCAGATCCCGCTGCTAAAAAAACTGCTGGCGGGCGTCAGCGTACCGGTTCAGGTGGGCGGCGGTATCCGCAGCCGTCGCGACGTTGACGCGCTGCTGGAAGCGGGTGCCACCCGCGTTGTGGTCGGCTCAACGGCGATAAAAGAGCCGGAAGCGGTGCAGAGCTGGTTCAAAGAATACGGCGCTGAAGCCATTGTGCTGGCGCTGGACGTGCGCATCGATGCCGATAACCGTAAAGAGGTGGCGATCAGCGGCTGGCAGGAAGCGGCTGGCGTCACGCTTGAAGAGGTGATTGGGCAGTTTGAGGCGGTAGGCCTGAAGCACGTACTGTGCACCGATATCTCCCGCGACGGTACGCTCAGCGGATCGAACGTGGCGCTCTATCGCGAAGTCTCCGCTCGCTATCCGTCGGTTGCCTTCCAGTCTTCCGGCGGTATTGGTTCACTTAACGATATTGCTGCCCTGCGCGGCAGCGGAGCACAGGGCGTCATTGTTGGCCGCGCCCTGCTTGAGAATAAATTCACCGTAACGGAGGCCATTTCATGCTGGCAAAACGGATAA
- the hisF gene encoding imidazole glycerol phosphate synthase subunit HisF — protein MLAKRIIPCLDVRDGQVVKGVQFRNHEIIGDIVPLAQRYAAEGADELVFYDITASSDGRVVDKSWVSRVAEVIDIPFCVAGGIKTIEDAAQILSFGADKISINSPALADPELITRLADRFGVQCIVVGIDTWFDAESGQYQVNQYTGDERRTQVTTWQTLDWVQEVQKRGAGEIVLNMMNQDGVRNGYDLVQLKKVREVCNVPLIASGGAGTMEHFHQAFRDADVDGALAASVFHKQIINIAELKKFLIEKGVEIRAC, from the coding sequence ATGCTGGCAAAACGGATAATCCCCTGCCTGGACGTGCGAGACGGCCAGGTCGTCAAAGGCGTGCAGTTTCGCAATCATGAAATTATCGGCGATATCGTGCCGCTGGCGCAGCGCTACGCGGCGGAAGGGGCCGATGAGCTGGTCTTCTATGATATTACCGCGTCGTCCGATGGCCGCGTGGTGGATAAAAGCTGGGTCTCTCGCGTAGCGGAAGTCATTGATATCCCTTTTTGCGTGGCGGGCGGCATTAAGACGATTGAAGACGCGGCGCAGATCCTCTCCTTCGGCGCAGACAAAATTTCCATCAACTCCCCGGCGCTGGCCGATCCGGAGCTGATTACCCGCCTGGCAGATCGCTTCGGCGTGCAGTGCATTGTGGTGGGTATTGACACCTGGTTCGACGCGGAGAGCGGGCAGTATCAGGTCAACCAGTATACCGGTGACGAACGCCGTACGCAGGTCACGACCTGGCAGACGCTGGACTGGGTACAGGAAGTACAAAAGCGCGGCGCGGGTGAGATCGTCTTAAATATGATGAATCAGGACGGCGTGCGTAATGGCTACGATCTGGTGCAGCTGAAAAAGGTGCGTGAGGTTTGCAACGTGCCGCTGATCGCCTCTGGCGGGGCGGGCACTATGGAACATTTCCACCAGGCCTTCCGCGATGCCGATGTGGACGGCGCGCTGGCGGCTTCGGTATTCCATAAGCAAATTATCAATATCGCTGAGCTGAAAAAGTTTCTGATTGAAAAAGGTGTGGAGATTCGCGCGTGTTAA
- the hisIE gene encoding bifunctional phosphoribosyl-AMP cyclohydrolase/phosphoribosyl-ATP diphosphatase HisIE — protein sequence MLTQQQTDQLDWVKTDGMMPAIVQHAVSGEVLMHGYMNQEALSKTLESGQVTFWSRTKQRLWTKGETSGNVLNVVSITPDCDNDTLLLLVNPVGPTCHLGTSSCFSPAASDWSFLYQLEQLLAERKHADPKSSYTASLYASGTKRIAQKVGEEGVETALAATVNDRHELTNEASDLIYHLLVLLQDQDLDLSTVINNLRQRHK from the coding sequence GTGTTAACTCAACAACAGACAGACCAGCTGGACTGGGTCAAAACCGACGGCATGATGCCGGCCATCGTGCAGCATGCCGTTTCGGGTGAAGTGCTGATGCACGGTTATATGAACCAGGAGGCGCTCAGTAAAACGCTTGAAAGCGGGCAGGTGACCTTCTGGTCGCGCACTAAACAGCGGCTGTGGACCAAGGGGGAAACCTCAGGAAATGTCCTCAACGTGGTCAGTATCACGCCGGACTGCGATAACGACACGCTGCTGCTGCTGGTTAATCCTGTTGGCCCAACCTGCCATCTTGGCACATCCAGCTGCTTCTCCCCCGCGGCATCAGACTGGAGCTTTCTGTATCAGCTTGAACAGCTGCTGGCAGAGCGTAAGCACGCGGATCCCAAAAGCTCCTATACCGCCAGCCTGTATGCCAGCGGCACCAAGCGTATCGCGCAGAAGGTAGGCGAAGAAGGTGTGGAAACGGCGCTGGCGGCTACCGTCAATGACCGTCATGAACTGACCAATGAAGCCTCCGACCTGATTTATCATCTGCTGGTGCTGCTACAGGATCAGGATTTGGATCTCAGCACGGTCATTAACAACCTGCGCCAGCGTCATAAATAA